The genomic window CAGGGTACCCTGGCTGTATGGGTAAGATCTTGTACATCTGGCCCAAGCACCACTGCTAGATCAAACATGGAGATCAAACCTGGCTTGTTATTAAGGAGTCATCTACTAATGATGTCCTTAGTGACAGCCCCAAAGTTAGGCTCAAGGCAGAAAGCACACTCCAGCTGTTGTCAAAAACatatcaagaaagaaaatttacagTATGGTCTTTAAGTTGAAATCAACTAATCTGAAATATTCACACTTTTCCAGAGTCTACCTAGGCCCTAACATCATAGGTTtccacaaattaaattaatctctAATGAAGAATCTCAGGTTTTCAAAACACTGCTCAGGGTACCAAGGCATATCTATTGCTTGCACAAGACTGTCAAGTCCAGCTTATATTGAACCTCAGTGGaagttgttttaattatttttatccaagatcttattttcactttgttttccctgagaCATTTCCTACCAGAAACCCTTTGGAATAGCAGAAAATTAAAGACAATTAGCATACCAGGCTCTTGACAACTTTCAGCAATTCCTCCATCACCACAGCAATGCCCTGATATCCAAGAAGTCTACAGATGACTTTAAAGTGAGGGGGACCAACAAAATTCCTGTAGTTGCTGTAGATGCTGGAATATGCCAGATTCAATGCCTAAAATGAGAGAACACATATGATTAATGGAAACTTTGTCTGCCTGTATctttataataatataatttaaaaagtgttttaaagtataataaaactaaaataacgTTGTATCTCACTGTCACTCTGGAAAGTTTAATTACAGAGTTTCCCTTTTATAAGGCAGGAACTTCAACCAAAATCTCTGTATTAGCAAGACAAAGttgtaaacactttttttttccaccagacATCTTCCATTTACCATTTATAAAGCCATGAACATTtcctcttttgtattttttttatttacatgagAATAAAAGGCTTGAGTAGTCAAAGTCAACGTTCAGATCCCTGAATTTAAAGCACAGCTTCTATTCCTATATCATCCATTTTATACACAAAACATCTTGAAAGAAGTTActtcaattttctgttttaagtcTCTGAGTACTCACCTCCAAGAAAAAGCCTTCTGCAGTTACTGCTCTCTGCAACTAATTAATAAGGATCTTTCTTCTTCAAACCCCTTAGCTGTACACAAGATCAAAGCGAATCTAAGTTTGGGATGTAACCTCATGGAAATTCTTCAAGAGCTGTATAAATTGGACAAGGTGCTTTGCCATATTATCATTTATTTCTATGAAAGTGAACACAACTGTACAGACTGGTGCTGTATGGGGATTTAAGAACTGTTTGCTGAAGCCACAGATCAGAGAGGAGTCAGATAACTTGACATCCTCCATTTCTGCAACTGGGTTGTTCTCCTAATAtcctgaaatttaattttaagaggGAATCCTGCTCTTTCTTTGTCCTTTCTTACAGAAGGCACTGTcgtgtttccttttattttctgcagtttcattCTCTCTAATACACACATGGAAAACAGCACACTATTAGACTTTTAACTTCACACACAGCTGTTATAGAAAATTTTCCAGGGAGAACATTTCCTTCAATGCAGATCCTGCCCTAATTACCCATGCAAGTCAACACTGGAATTCAAGTAATGAAATTCTACCAAGCTCCTGAAGGATTTTAGTCTCATAACAGAAAAGGACTTAAAAACCATCTTTAGAAGCAACCAGGAttgaaaatgcatatttttatttacgTTATAAATCTCTATATAAACACTAGTTTCCAACTGTGGtcttagaaatttaaaaattgcattctAGATGCAAACTAAAACAGACACTTGAATAATTATTAGAATCCTAATACATAGCAGAGTCCTGCTATTACATCAGAGCTGGCTAAAAGGCCAAACTCCAAACATGTCCCACCAGGGGGGCAGTCTAAAGCAGCATCCCTCCACTGCAACCTGTGCATTTCCACAGCTTTCTGCATATGGAAAAGGGTTCCAGGGCAAAGACAGTGGAGAGAACTGGGAAAACTTTAAGAACAGATGTGCAGATCAACGTCCTGGTACACTAAGCATTTACACAACTGCCCCTAAAAGATGAGATTTCCTCTTTTGCTTTTGATGTTTCCAATCAGGTAGATCTCCACAACAAACACATCCGAACTACGTATTTTGACTATAGCACAAGAGGAATTTTACTTCAGTAGGTTAAAGCTTTTTACTGTTGTGAGGTTAAGGGGAAGAAACTTCTCTTCAGACAGCAAAAATTTGTCACAGACAAGCAAGCCCTAAACCTatgatttcagtatttaaaaaacttCACAATAAGAAGCCAGCCAAtctaaaaatacagctttcttTAAAGTAAACCTCATGGGAGAGTACCTAAAATGGTCCACTGTAAATGCTGCATTATTAAAGCTTTACGAACTGTGAGAAGGGATTTAGAAAACACCATTACACACCACCACCACTTCCCCCCCACGATGCACAGAAGCATAAAATCCTTAGGGAAGAAGCCACTAACAAAAGGGGAGTGggggtggagagggagggaagataAGTTGttgttcattattttttaatctatacTTGCTCCCTCCCctacttaaattaaaaaaaaaaaaaaaaaaagagttgttaGTTGCTGATGTCATCTAAGTGCTAACATTAATCACTCACAGCATCACTAGTCCACGCACAAGAGCATATAACAGGGATGCTCAAGCAGTACACTGTCCAAGGGGAGGCAAGcaagagaggggggaaaagacatttttttcttctgcatagTCTTTGAAAAGCCAGGCAACAGCATCTTTAGACAAGATGTGCTCTTGCATGAATTTAAGTGGAAGAGACAAAGAAACCATGCCACTAGCAGCATCggagaaaaaaactgaaatcaCCAAGCAATGAGAATTCAGTCCAGGGAAtctgaggggaagaaaaagcaaactggCAAACAGAGATCAGTCAGGAAATAATTCATGTGGAAAGGGATAGAGAAAACTTGGTATCTAAATCATTTTCACAGCAGCATCGTCATATGAAAATCCTGTTCTGAAATTTCCATCAGGAAGTGACGGTAAGTACTGACTTTACAATCCATAAAACATCAAATGGTTTTTCCAAACATTTACATGTCAGTAACTATGTGTCTTCTAATAACTGATGTTTTGTAATGTTAGAAACGTAtcattgttttttaattacagtcCAAACATTCTACTTACAAAATGCTGTGAGGATTAAATTGGTGAAACTATTGTTTCTAGGCTGTGTTAGGAagtgttctaaaaaaaaataaaaaaattgtaattttaagtGCTAGGGATATACCAGCTAAAGAGAAGACAGTCGAGAAAGTAAAAGCTCTGATCTTACTAATGCACCCAATTTCAGTATCTGCAGTAGCTGGGTAGATGCCAAAATATGTCTGTCTGATAAGTTTATTTGATAGCAAACTCAGTTCCTTTATACTGTTTCTGTATTAAAAGGGTGCACTTACCACATAATTAGAACAGTGGTATCTACTCAGATCATTCATATCCATAGTTTTACATCATAATGTAAataaacatacatatttttcttctcacttccCAATAAGTATAATCCAAAAGCCTTGAGCAAAAATTTTCATAGATAAATAGGTATAGAATTCTTACTATTAATGTAATGTCACTATCAAAATCTCACTAAAATAATATATACTTTTCCAGTCTTCTATATAGTATAAAATATAAGTATTACAGAATAATTTCAGAACGTGTTATGAGCAAATCTTAGAAGATTTCTTCCTCAGAGAATTTTCAATACTTAATTGCTATTTAGTCAGGAGATGTAACATTTTAAATCTGATcataataaattcatttttataatgAAGTCATAAACAATTAAATACAGTGCTATTGTCATGGCCatttatcttcattaaaaaagtaaGAAACTTTCCAAGTGGAAGAAAAACTTTCACATGAGTGCCACTGGAAACAGACAATTAAACGAAGAGATAGGCTCTTTTTCAAAAGTTACACTCACAAcagtaaaagcaaaaccaaatgaaaatacCCACTGGCTGTTATTATATATTCTTTCATAGAAGTGTTTAGAAAATTGCACAAAATAGATGCTTTCCTTTCACTATTTACAGTGGTAACATATACTGAGAATCTCAAAATACTGGCAGGTTttctattttgaattttattatgAGGAGAAGTTCAGGGCAGACAGACTATGGGATTACATGAAATCATTTAGAACAGAAAAGACtattagtaatttaaaaaaaaaaacaaccactaCTTTTCCAAGAGGCATGCTACAGTGAAAGCTGTATTTCACTAAGCTTAACTTAAGAAAGCTTTTCCAAGAGGCTGACTAGCATCAAGACTAGATATTGTGATACTGATACCACCAATGTACAGTCATCACAGCCACTGCCGCAGTGGAGCCGCAGTAGCTACAGATGTGCTAATTCACCAGCAAAAATGGAGTGtatcatagaaccacagaatggtttgggctggaatggaccttaaagatcatctagttctaacaCCCCTGTGATGGGCATAGACAccttccacagcttctctaggcaacctgtttcagtgcctcactgccctcacagtaaagaatttctttttaatatctaatttaaatctatcctctttcagcttaaagtcATTTCTCCTTGTCATATCACTtatctgcccatgtaaaaagtccctctccagctgttcTGTCAGCTCCCCTTAGGTACTGGAAagtgctctaaggtctccctggagccttctcctctccaggttgaacagtACCAATTCTCTCACATGGTCTTTATAGGAGAGGTGCTCATATTCATATTTGTGAATAAGAAACTAATGTAAAATACTGGAGACAAAATAATATCTGGTGATGTTTCCAAACACTATTTTGTTCTTCAATTGAATGTGACTGGCAAAAATGAAGACTTGTGGATGGCAGAGGCATTTATCCCTCAATATCCACTCCTGCCAACCCTCTTTTTCCACTTAACATAAAATGCAAGACACTCAGACTAGAGAAAAAAcaactgctgtatttttccattatcacctggaaaaaaaaaatgtaaaaggaagTTATTCCCTGATTGCAAATTCTGCAAAAATTCACCATCTCTCATGGAGAAAAGGTAAAACTGGTCACTTGTAACAGGCAGCAACTCTGATTGAATTTCTCTAAGTTTATGTTTATCCTTTCACTTGGAagagaaatacacattttaaaatacccCAAACTCTATGAACTTTAATCTCACAGTTTTACATTGCAGTACCAAAGATGAGAGCATACTTTCCTAACAAACTCCATTCCTAAATTACAGAGCACTACGATTAAGATCCACACAACATCCTCAGTGCCACAGATTCTCTATTACCTCCAAAGAAGGTCTTCCCTTTCCACAGGGAGATCAGCatcaagagaggaaaaaacacacGAGCAACATACTGATGGGAATTACCATCCAAAACATCACAGGAAACACGGCAATGGTAATTTGGCCAAAAATGGCCGGCTGTGTTGACAGCTTTTACAGCATCATGTACCACCCTAACTGGAACAACATGCTATCCAGCTACTcaagaaaaagctttcagaaggaagagagagTGCCCACCAGTCGCTCCTCCTTTGTTGTTGAAAACCTAACTCCACTAACCACATACATCATGTGCGTGACCTGCCAGTCCGCAAACCCCTCCAGTGACCAGTGCAGAGTGTTCAACACACTGGAACGAGACCCGGCATCTGCGAGCAACACCAAGAAAGAGCTGGCACTGGGCATCTGGCTcaccagcagcatcctgctccTCATCATTGCTGCAATCCTCCTCTATGGCTGCCTGCACCTCCTGTGCCGCAGGAGACATGAGCGCTTGCAAGAACGAAACAAGACCTCCAAACAAGACCATGAGGAGGCATGGACCAAAAGCGTGGCTTACACCTCAGAGGAGTTCAGCAGACAGAGACAACAGATGCAGGACACTGAAGAAAAGCATCCAGGTGGCATCCAGCTGGCCACAATCATAGAGAATCCCTCTGTGTGCAATGAGCCTGTCACATCAACTTCTCAAAGCCGGGAACAAGTCCCAGTAATGGGACAGTGCTCTGCTATAAATTAGAAACCCTTTGTCAGAGAGAAGATTTTTACTATGTATGATATCCCAACTGCTTCCAACACATCACATGCATTGCCAGTGTTCACAACAGGGAGCTCTGACTTCTCACCCCAGCGCTCTCAGCTGTACCTCTGGTGTCACATCCCTTTCCAACAACCTATATGCATCCAGAAGTACTCAGAGGCAAAGGTTCACATTCCCAAGAAGTGAGCACTTCAGTTACACTccactgtttaaaaatgaagcatGTAGCAAATAATTGGTTTACATTTCAAGGGgattttttggttgcttttctTTAGTCTAAAACAGCAAGCAAATAGAAGAATTAATCAAAAGTGACCATGAGAATTTTTGtaggtttttggggttttgtgtgggtttttttttaactagagtGAATAAGACTGAGTAGAAGTTTTCAGATGGCAACCGAGACTGCTACACCACAGGCAACTGGAACATACAGAGTGCAGTGGTTTGACAGTGTTTTACTCATACAAATTTAACTGCTTCCCAAACCACACACTGCAAATTACTGCATTCAGATTATATACTTCACTGTCCATGGTGCTCTCCATAGCTCCCATGTGCATTGAGGTCAGTCTCAGTATGTAAGCTAAACTCACCAGGATTTTTGTGGTATCCTTTCATCTGTCTTTGAAATTTTCCCTTGGTCTACATACATGCAGCACAGTGACTTTGTAAGGACACTTCTAATTAAGGAAACATCCTGAGTTATCACATTTTGCACTCTTCTGCTCCCACCACAAGCTACCTTCTGCTCCACAGGCCAGTGACTCCCTGTAGAGGAAATGGAATTCAGAGAAGCAGCTCCCGgcccttccttctctctttcccttcaaGTTTCAATGATAAAACTCACTAATCAGCtgcaaatttctttctgattgcACAGTACATTTTGAGTAACGAAGGAGGGCAAGAtagtaaaaatacattttatttttgtaagaagAAAACCTGCCGATTATCTTACTCTGCCTCGAGCTTCATGGCAAAGTGCCAAGGTCCTTCAGACAGAAACCTGTTCACTCTCACAACATTACAACTCTAATCTGACTTGCATGCATAAGTCACTCTGTTTTAAATCTCTTAAGTGCATTTGTGTTCCATAAAAACATGATAAATCTTAGTATTGCTATATAGTACATATAAAATACAGGATACTTTGCCTAGAAAACAAAGGTACACTGTGACTGCAAGCATTTTAAATCGTTATTGGTATGAATGTATGTGTGAAGTCAGCTCCCACCGACACAGCTCAGTTGTACCAGTAAAGGCTAGAGAACTGTTAGCTGGGCAGATGCCATCCCTTTCCACCATGCCCTGGAAGTTAGGGGAGTGTAAAATTTTGGCAAGAGAGTGCCCAATTTCACAGCAGGTAACAGATCTCTTCAGCTACTCTATTTTGACAACAATTCCCACGACTTGTGAAAAGCATCAACTCTCATAGCGGAAGGAAGACACAAGTTTGCATAAGTTTGATGcatcttctttatttttttttttactaggaTAAGCATGGCACACAGAAACATGTGCTGATGGGGGCAAGTATTACTTTTAGAAATCAGTTCAAAAGGCATCTGCATTGTGTGAAGTTAGCCATAACGTTTTGTCCACCTGCTACAAAGCATTTCCTCCAGTtgacatgtttttctttgtcttgcACATCAGTCTCAAATAAACTTGAAAATTATAACAGTGCACCACTGTTTCAAATGATGGTCTTTCATGAAATAGACACTGAAAAACCCTCTTCAGACAATGAAGCCAACACTACAGGTTAACTTCTGAAAAGGGGTGGCTGGGTACTGGgaacagaaaaaatgctttaatatCTTTCTGTAATCAAATTAACGGTAACACTCCTGTGATCGGGTTTTCATCAAAGAAAAGATGATTTTAATGTTAAAGGGATGGAGTCAAGACATATTCTTATCTCTACCAACATCTTGGGCCCTTGAAAACCTGTTTACTTCTCTGCATCTCTGTTTCTTTATGTGGGTTTTAAGGTAGTCCAATACACATATTTCCATATATTTGttatatacacatgtatatatcCTACTGAAAACAAGGAGCAGTTCAGTCTTAAAGCAGTTAAGAGGCAATTCACCTACTGAATTTTGTTATTtgtatataaacacatatatcCAAAAAGACACGTCTGTATCAGACTGAGATGACAAACTGGTACCATAGAAGTGCTCCCAAAGGGATTTACCTCATCTAAGTGTAACACCATTCCACCCACAGAGTTTACTGTGCACTACTTAGATAAACATTTATATTATCTTACAATCAATGAAGCATCTCGCACCCACTGCAAATGAGCCATGTATACAGAGTGGCATCTGTGTTCTCCACTAGCTTTGAACAACTCATGTCATCACACGCTCACACAACTACATGATTCTTCCTCTCTTGCTCAGAAAGTTTTATTACATATTCATTCAGGTTCATTCTGGCAGTTCTGTGTTTTGGTAGTTCACTGTCCAGTTTTAACCATCATCTAGTAAGGGGCAAACATTTTAAGTGATTACCAAACTCATAACAAGTTACAACAGAGTGCAGACTGATGTTAATTACCAGCAGTAGATAAAAACCATTATATTCACATTGAAAAGTACCTTCCAAAAGGggtgtttttcagaaaacaaatgagtTAGCGCCTACAAAATGCAGGAGACATGCAAACATGAAAATCTttggaaaatactgaataaGAAAGCAAGTTCTTAAATGCTGGTCTACACAACCTCTATATAACCAGGCATTTCATCAACATGCCATGTTAGTTCAAATCCCCAAAGGAGACTCTTTCTTATATGtacattattaaatattttatgcatcCACTCCTTGTTGCCAAATTCCAACCTGCTaacattaatttcattaatcCTACACTCACCTTACCTGAGTAAAGGAATTTCAATGACCATGCTCAacaatcttttaaaatactccAGCTCACTTAAAAGCCTGAGAAGCTTTTGCAGGtcagccccttcccacctgacagctctgcttccatctcagtcagaagaaataattttatctgcagggttttgttttgctaattGGATGAAGATACTGTTCAGGAAACTTTAGAGGCAAAAGAGAATGTTGCTACAACTGTCTATGCTAAGCATCAATACACATTAGTATAGACCAAATGCTTTGATTCATTTAGAAATAGCTGAGAATATGTGAACACTTGGAGATCCAAACTAAAACCTTCTTTAATTACACTTATACAAGCATATTGCTTGTGCAAAGCTTCTGCACAGAAAGTGTTTAGCCATTACAGTGCAATACATGCATATATGAGTGCACATAGGCACAAGAAATCAAAATACTCTTGACTTGACCTAAATACACACATGCATTGCTAAAGAAACGTAAAAACTCCAAAATgccaaaaaactccaaaccaaccagcaacaaaaaaatccaacatggaaaagacatttcttcACTATGAAGGCAAAATGATCAATGTGAAGCGCTCACCTGAATATCTTGAACAGTTCGAGAActcaaaaaagacaaaattaaaaaagaaccaaaccCACAGCTACTCCATATTTCATTATTATCCAGTCAGGAGGCAATTCAACAACGTAATAGTTAAAGGACCCAAACAATGATGTGCTCTGTAACAAGCCTGGCTATATACTACACAGAATAATATCATGCAGTCATATTCCACACTAGAACGTGCAGCCTCCATCCTGTAAGAATTCCTATCTGTTACTGGCTGTATACAGTAGGAGTGTAAAAAATTCCATTCAGATATCCTCAATTTCGAACCACACTAGAttcaagaataaaaacatactcctgtaaaaatttaaaattacagagaGTCAGGAATATTTGCTAATATAGGCATATTTAGTTATGAAATTTGCTCCAGAAATGCAAGTAAGCCCCTCCTCAATTGCTTCTGTTCatagataaaaataatcaagatttctgaaaatgtagAGCTCTCAGAGTAAAGATTACTAAACTCATTTTAATAATGTAACCTGACTGATAAAAAAAGTGTTCCTCAGTTAATCCTCTGTCACTCACCCCACTGTATCATCACTCAAATAAATTAAGTTAGCAATCTCTATGAaattcagtgggttttttgctCTACGCTGCATCTGGTCAGCTCCTAAAATAGTAAGGAACACAATAACTCCAATGTAAGGAAATCCCACTTTCCTATAATTTACTGTGCCCTGTTGgcaaataattatataaaacaCTATTCACAGGACCAAACAATCAGCTGTTACATTCCACATTAAGACATGTGAATCATTTTCTACttcctttacattttaaaagcatgaaagtcttacaaataaaacagatattttaggACTGAAATCTGCAACTTCTGAGCTATCTCTTCAGCTCTCAAAAACTAGATTGCTAGGCAGAGATTGCACCACATAACTAGGATATGATGTACAGAAAATAACAGTAAGACACAGACTAATTATGTTCATGTTTAAGCAGGAGGTAGATAATGAAAGTAGCCTGACATGACACTTAGAGCACACCTGTATAAATTAAAAGTATAACTGagtacatatttttaaataattttaaataataataaataattttaaagcttttttattgTCAATTCTCTAATTTGATccttatattttcatttatcttttctaTACTTAAATTTGCCTCCCTGGTATTcagaaaaacaatgcaaaatatAGAATGACAGCTCGTTAAATATTCTCAAATGATCTGCTGAAGATATCACTGCTGGTTTTTACTGCTGTTGGAAGTAGGTTAATATTTCTGACTagatattaaaaatgcagatatatGTTAATGCACTATGCCTTTAACTGTCATTAAGACTCAGgtaataattctgaaaatagaTCTGCAGTGGTTAGGGAGAACAAATCTATTACACATGAGCATAGCATTGGTCCTCTGAATACAGGTTAACTTCCCTCACTCGGGTAGCCCCATGAAAACCCACAACTATTCTCTTGTGTCAAGTGCTCTTTCAACTTGTCACCCACATAAGCTCCTTTCCAACCTTAGTATCAGGGATTGCCTTAAGGCAGAGAGTACATGAGTGCATATCATGTACACTTCTACTGAAAACTTGCATAAATATTCCAGGCCCTCCTAATCTGCAAAGCAACAAACATGACGCTAATGCAGGAGATGAGATGCCCTGAATTCCAATTTCATCCCAATGACTTTGAGGCTCTTGGTTGGAatgctacatttaaaaaaaataatttaagcagTTTGGTATCTGATAGTTTATGATGGTCAGAATCTATACTCCTTTTAAGTCAGATAACATCTGAAGcaatttttcctatattttccCTTCACTTCAGTCTTGCTCACTGTAACAAGGGAGCAGCTGCACCCAAGATGGGCTCTCATTCTCACTTCACCAGATGAGTaattaatcttttctttaaGTCTGCTCTGCCACTATAAGCAACTGTGCAATGCAAGGTGGTTGAgagaaggaattatttttagcTATGTCAAATAAGACTAACCATCAGACTAATCACTTGCACTTTGGCTGAAACATATGGTGAGCTTCACAgcaaagtctgaaaaaaaagtgtatgttcaatttaaaatacacacagaatGTATTTCAGGCTATTTAATAACTTTCATATACCATACTTTCTATAATTAAAAAGAGATACCTTTAAACATTAGCAAACCATAAACATAACAGGAATTAAATCCAACCTTTGATCCATAGAGATACTGTGGCTGTGCATTAGGCTGCTTATCTCGCTGAAACTCCTGAGAAAATGGTAGCACGGTCCGAACAAATCtataaaaaaatagtaaagaattaattaattatacTTAGGTTAGTCAGTGTGCACCTGATCCACCTTCCCTGTATAATACTGCTTTCGTCTGCATATAAAATCAAAGCTGGACTGGTAGCCTTTCAGCCCTAGTAGAAACTGGGGAAGCACATAGCCTGCATTGCCCAAAAGCATGGACACAAATCATAATGCAGTTCAACTGTTACTGTTCTTCCAGTGGTATGCAGAGCCCCAAAAGAGTCCTCACCTCTACTCTAGCCCAGCCCAGCAAATAAGGAAGCAATTAACAAAGTAGCAATAACCTCTAACGGGGAGTAAAGAAGTTCCTTGTGCTCACAAAATTAAATCCTTGAGAAAGAAGTACACCTTCAAAGAAGAACATGACATTTCTATTTAATGTTTTGGAGTTTTATTCCCCCCAAACTCACAGCAGAAGTATGTTAGATtgttacctttaaaaaaagtcatgagGAAGGGTATAATCCTTGTAGCAAAATCAATGCTTCCAAAGTTTGATTAGACTTTAGTGTGAGCAAATACCAATACAAACCACATTTAGCTTTACCTTTATATAGTGTTAAAAGGACTGCAAGAGAACTACAAAGATATGGAGCAGTGCAAAAGATAGGATCAAAAGCCAACTGAGTGCCCAACTGAAGGCACCAAAGTCAGAAGGATTACTCACAAGTCCTCTTGTGAACAAGCAGCACAGACTTTCCCCCCAGTGTTCCCT from Chiroxiphia lanceolata isolate bChiLan1 chromosome 2, bChiLan1.pri, whole genome shotgun sequence includes these protein-coding regions:
- the LOC116782460 gene encoding fibronectin type III domain-containing protein 9-like, translated to MGITIQNITGNTAMVIWPKMAGCVDSFYSIMYHPNWNNMLSSYSRKSFQKEERVPTSRSSFVVENLTPLTTYIMCVTCQSANPSSDQCRVFNTLERDPASASNTKKELALGIWLTSSILLLIIAAILLYGCLHLLCRRRHERLQERNKTSKQDHEEAWTKSVAYTSEEFSRQRQQMQDTEEKHPGGIQLATIIENPSVCNEPVTSTSQSREQVPVMGQCSAIN